One region of Nothobranchius furzeri strain GRZ-AD chromosome 16, NfurGRZ-RIMD1, whole genome shotgun sequence genomic DNA includes:
- the bsk146 gene encoding serine/threonine-protein kinase SBK1 has product MDILDELQLIAAQNLERLEVNKYYEVIRELGKGTYGKVDLVIHKIRGTKMALKFLKKKTTKLKSFLREYSVSLYLSPCPFIINMFGIAFETDEFYVFAQEYALAGDLFDIIPPQVGLPETVAKRCVHQVAIALDYLHCKKLVHRDIKPENILIFDRECRKVKLSDFGMTRRAGSPVKRVSGTIPYTAPELCDVSCHEGFCVDFSTDVWAFGVLLFCMLTGNFPWEKALPTDSFYQEFVHWQRRRTNTVPSQWRRFTEQALRMFRRLLSVEQERRCSVKEVFGYFSHSWMLDGENDNNNGIAGGGGAMVTSRSGEKGGGNVRGEIDGTISSSSSGEEDEDLLVERMKQQTLSPRTPLSPLSPMVVERSGGGAKGGMSEQSGGHTFVSVSTNSSVSSTNSYDRMPRENSSPGGRMLVATPIEICV; this is encoded by the exons ATGGACATCCTGGACGAGCTGCAGCTGATTGCTGCCCAGAATCTTGAAAGGCTAGAGGTCAACAAGTACTATGAGGTGATCCGGGAGCTGGGCAAGGGCACCTATGGCAAGGTGGACCTGGTCATTCACAAGATCAGAG GGACAAAAATGGCCCTAAAGTTTCTGAAGAAGAAGACGACCAAGCTGAAGTCTTTTCTGCGGGAGTACAGCGTCTCCCTCTACCTGTCTCCCTGTCCCTTCATCATCAACATGTTCGGCATCGCCTTTGAGACTGATGAGTTCTACGTCTTTGCTCAGGAGTACGCTCTAGCAGGAGACCTCTTCGATATCATTCCACCACAG GTCGGTCTTCCTGAGACGGTGGCAAAGCGTTGTGTGCACCAAGTAGCCATCGCTCTGGACTATCTGCACTGTAAGAAACTGGTCCACCGGGACATCAAGCCAGAAAACATTCTCATCTTTGACAGAGAATGTCGCAAAGTCAAGTTATCTGACTTTGGCATGACCCGTCGAGCTGGCTCACCCGTGAAAAGA GTGAGCGGAACCATTCCCTACACGGCTCCGGAGCTTTGTGATGTGTCCTGCCACGAGGGCTTCTGTGTGGACTTCAGCACAGACGTCTGGGCCTTCGGGGTGCTGCTCTTCTGCATGCTGACTGGGAACTTCCCTTGGGAGAAGGCACTGCCCACTGATTCATTCTACCAGGAATTTGTCCACTGGCAGAGGCGGCGGACGAACACTGTGCCGTCCCAGTGGAGGCGCTTCACAGAGCAGGCTCTCCGAATGTTCCGTCGGCTGCTCTCGGTGGAGCAGGAGCGTCGCTGCTCCGTTAAAGAGGTGTTTGGCTACTTCAGCCACTCCTGGATGCTGGACGGAGAGAATGATAACAACAATGGCATCGCCGGAGGAGGCGGGGCGATGGTCACCAGTAGGAGTGGTGAAAAGGGAGGAGGGAATGTGCGAGGAGAGATAGATGGCACCATCTCATCCTCTTCATCTGGAGAGGAAGACGAGGATCTCCTTGTGGAAAGGATGAAGCAGCAGACTCTGTCGCCCCGTACCCCGCTGTCGCCTCTATCTCCCATGGTGGTTGAGAGGAGCGGTGGAGGTGCCAAAGGAGGGATGAGTGAACAAAGCGGAGGGCACACGTTTGTCTCCGTCTCCACTAACAGTTCTGTGTCGTCCACCAACAGCTACGACCGAATGCCACGAGAAAACAGCTCACCAGGAGGCCGCATGCTGGTTGCTACGCCCATCGAGATCTGTGTCTGA